The Pyxidicoccus trucidator genomic interval ACGGAGAGCCTGCTCTACCGCGCCAACCAGATTCCGGAGCGCAACCGGCTCAAGTTCCTCCAGCTGCTGGGCGTCCCCCTGCAGCCCGCGTCGTCCGCGAGGGGACTCGTCGCCTTCCGCAACGAGCGCGGCGGAACGCCCCAGGCACTCACACTGACGGACGGCGTGGAGGTGAGCGCCGGCAAGGTGCCCTTCCGCACCGAGCGCGGGCTGGACGTGCTGCCCGTGGAGGCCGCCCTCTTCTACAAGCGAAGCGTCGCGCCCGAGGAGCGCGTGAAGGCGTACTACGAGGAGCTGTACGCGTCCTTCACCGCCACCACGCCCCCGCTCGCGCCGCTGAACGCGCTCCAGTTCTACGAGACGACGCCCTTCTCGCCGCGCGGCACCGAGCCGCTGGACCTGAACACCCAGACACTGGACCGGGCACTGTGGGTGGCGCTGCTGCTGCGGCCCGCGGACCTGAAGCTGGCGTCGTCTCCGTTGGGGCCGGAGGGTGCCAAGACGCAGCTCTGCGAGCTGCTGAAGGGCAAGGTGCTGACGGTGGGAATCGCGCCCGCCGGAGACACCGGAGGGAGGGACCTGGTGCCCAACGGGCAGGCGCGGCCCGAGGGGTCGGCGGTGCTCCAGTTCCAGCTCCCCCGGTTGCCGCCGGAGGGCAAGCTGCCGGAGTCGGCTGCGGACCGCAACGCGAGCTGGCGCACCCTGGCCACCGCCGAGGTGCCCGCCGAGCCGGTGGTGGTGGACGTCCCCCTGCCCTCCAGCGAGGCCGAGCTGGCGCTGTGGTCGAACCTGGACCCGCTGGAGGCGGGCACCCGCGACTTCCCTCCCGCGCTGGACGACGAGGCGCTGGATGCACGCGTGATTACGTGGCTGCGCATCACCTCGTCCGCGCCCGTGTCCGTGAAGCTCTTGTGGGCGGGCATCAACGCGGCGCCGGTGACGCAGCGCGAGCGAGTGACGAGCGAGCTGCTGCCCGCGGGCACTGGCGAGCCGGACCAGGTGGCGAAGCTGGCGCGCTCGCCCGTGCTGCCGGGCACGGTGAAGCTCACCGTCACCGTCAACGGCACCTCCGAGACGTGGGAGGCGATTGATGACCTGATGAGCGCCGGACCCGAGGTGGCGGTGCCGGACCCGCGCCTGCCGCCGGGCACGCCCGCGTACACCAACACGCGGGTGAAGGTGTTCCTCCTGGACGCGGAGGCCGGCGAGCTGCGCTTCGGCGACGGCGCGCACGGCGCCCGTCCGCCCCCTGGCGCCACCCTGCGCGTGGACTATGACCATGGCGTGGGCCGCGCCGGCAATGTGGGCGCGGGCACGGTGACGAGCGGCCCCGCGCTGCCTCCCGGCATCAAGGTGGAGAACCCGCTGCCCACCTGGGGCGGCGCGGACGCCGAGAATGTGAAGCAGGGAGAGCGGAGCATCTCCCGCTTCCTCCAGCACCGAGACAGGCTGGTGACGGTGCAGGACTTCGAGGCGCTCACCCTGCGCACCCCCGGCGTGGCCGTGGGCCGCGTGGAGGTGCTGCCCGCCTTCCACCCCGCCCTGTCGCCCAACGAGCCCGGCGACGCGCCCGGCGCGGTGACGGTCATGGCCGTTCCGCGCTTCGAGCCGGACCCCGCGGAGACGCAGGGCGCGGACGCCTTCCTGGATGCCATCGCCTGCTGGCTGGCGCCCCGGCGGCTGGTGACGACGGAGATCTTCGTGCGCCGCGCCCAGTACAAGCCCGTCTGGGTGACGGTGGGCCTGGAGGTGGTGGCCGGCGTGTCCCAGGCCGTGGTGCGCGAGGCGGTGAAGGCCGCCCTCACCGCCTTCCTGTCGCCGCTGCCCCCCGAGGACGTGGACCTGCTGGAGCCCACCGTGTCGCTGGCCGGCGCGCCGCAGGCCACGGTGCTCCAGCGGGGCTGGCCGCTGCGCAAGGCCGTGGTGTCGCTGGAGCTGGCGGCCGTGGCCAGCCGCGTGGCGGGCGTGGCCCTGGTGCGCGGGGTGAGCCTGGGACTGGCCACCGGCGCCGCGCAGGGCCAGGTGCCATTGACGGGCCTGCAGCTGCCCCGGCTGGCCGGCATCTCCGTGGCCGTGGGGGACCCGCCGTCCCTGGACGAGCTGCGCGGCACCGGCCCCGTGGCCACCGGCGCGCAGCGGCCCTTCGTGTCCGTGCCCGTCGTGCCCGAGGAGTGCCGGTAGATGGACGCCAACGGCTCCCGCTTCCACCTGCTGCTCGGCCGCGACGACTGGGGCCGCTGCTCCTCCGACAAGGGGCAGCCCCTGGCCGAGGCGTGGGCCGACGCATCCGGCACCGGCGCGGACGTGGCCTGGGATGCCCTGCGCGCGGAGGTGTCCCTGCGCGCCGAGCTGTTCCGCTTTCCCGCCGCGCCCCGCGACGTGCCGCCGAAGCTGGAGGACCGGCGCGGCGCCGCGAGGGACCGCTACAAGAGCTTCTACTGGATTGACCGTGACGGGCTCGCCGTGAAGGTGATGTCCAGCGGCTCGCGGCTCACCAGCACCTTCTGGCCGGTGGCGCCCTCTGAGCCCCGCGCGGCGACGTTCGGCGGCTTCGGCCCGGTGGTGGCTCCGTCCGCTCCGGCGGCGGTGCCGCTGGGCGGACTGGGCATCACCGCGCACCACTACCTCGTGGTGGGGACGCTCGCGCCCGAGCCGGGGCTGCTGGTGTTCGACCTGCACTCCGGCGGCCCGCCGGTGCGGCACCTATGGCCCGCGGGAGTGCCCTTCGCACCGTGGGACGTCGCGGCCACGCCGGACGGCGGCGCGGTGGTGCTGGACCGGCAGCACCGCCGCCTGTGGCGCCTGGACGCGGAGCTGCGCGTGGTGCGCCTGGGCGGCGACTCCGTGCTGGCCGAGGAGGTGGTGGAGGTCTTCCAGCCGGCGCAGGGCGGCCCGCCGCGTCGCGTGCCCGCCGTCACCTTCCCCGAGCCGGTGTCGCTGGACGCGTCGCTGCCGCTGGATGCGGCGGACCCCATCTCCGTGGAGGTGCTGCCCGACGGCCGCGTGCTGGTGCTGGACCGGGGCGAGGCCGGCGGCTTCCTGAGCGTGTACCGCGACGGCCAGCCCGAGGGAGCGCCGCTGCCGCTGGAGGTGGAGGGCATCCTCCAGGGCTCCGGCTCCGCGTTCAGCTACGCGCTGGTGCCGCATGACATGGCCCTGGTGCCCGGGACGAAGGACACGCCCCACCGCGTGCTCGTCGTGGGCCGTGACGGCAACCAGGTGTTCGCCTTCGACCTGCATGTGGGCGAAGGCGGCGCACTGTCCGCCGTGCCCCAGCCGGAGTACCTGCCGCTGCGCTTGTTTGGCGGCAAGGCGCTCATCGGCGTGGACGGCGGCGCGTTCTACGACTTCGCCGACACCTTCGTGCCCCTGGTGGCCCAGCGCCGGCCCCGCTACGTGCGCGAGGCCACCCTGCGCACGCCGGTGCTGGACGGCCGCGCGCCCGACTGCGTGTGGCACCGGCTGATGCTGGACGCGTCCATTCCCCCCGGCGCCCGCGTCACCGTGCGCACCCGCGCGGCCAACGAGCATGCGGACCTGGAGGCCACGCCCTTCATCGAGGAGCCCACGCCGTACAAGCGCGGCCGAGGCTCGGAGCTGCCGTACGTGGCCGGCGCCACGAGTGGGCACCGGGGCACCTTCGAGGTGCTCTTCCAGCGGGCGAAGGGGCGCTACGCGCAGGTGGAGCTGACGCTGCACGGCGGCGGAGCCACCACGCCTCGCATCCACGCCCTGCGCGCGTGGTACCCGCGCTTCTCCTACCTGGCGCAGTACCTGCCGGGCCTGTACCGGCAGGACGCCGAGTCCGCGAGCTTCCTGGACCGGTTCCTCGCCAACGTGGAGGGGCTGTTCACCTCGCTCGAGGACCGCATCGCCGCCGCGCAGGTGCTGTTCGACGCGCGGGGCGCTCCGCCCGAAGCCCTGGACTGGCTGTCGTCCTGGTTCGGCGTGGCCATGGACCCGGCCTGGGACGAGACGCGGCGGCGGCTGTTCCTGCGCCACACGCTGGACTTCTTCCAGTGGAGGGGCACGCCGCGCGGGCTCATCATGGCCCTGCGCGTGGCGCTGGACGAGTGCCCGGACGACACCATCTTCACCGAGGAGACGGAGCCCACCCGCGCCCGCTTCCGCATCGTCGAGCGTTTCCGCTCGGCGCGCACGCCCTTCATCACCCCGCCCGAGTCCACCGTGTCGGACGGCATCCACGTCGTCACCACCGCCACGACTCAGCGCTGGGAGCCCTCGCAGGGACGCGCGCAGCTGGTGGACCGCTACCGCGCGGCCCTGCAGGCGGCGGGCGTGACGGCGACGGTGGACAGCTTCCCCCTGCGCGAGCCGGCGGGAGCGACGGCTTCCTCCGTCTGGCGTTCCTTCTGCATGGAGGCGCTGGGCTTCATTCCGGCGGCGACCGTCGCGACCACCTCGGTGTGGCGGGAGTTCCTGCTGCGGCGCTACCGCAACGTCACCGCCCTCAACGCGGCGCACCTGACGTCCCTGGCGGACTTCACGCAGGCCGCGCTGCCCGTGGTGCTGCCGGACGACGGCCCGGCGCAGACGGACTGGTACCACTTCGAGACGGTGGTGCTGCCGGTGCGCGCCGCGGCCCACCGCTTCACGGTGGTGCTGCCGGTGCCCAAGGGCAGCGCGGCGGAGGAGCAGCGTACGCGGCTGGAGCAGGCGATGCGGGTGGTGGCGGTGGAGAAGCCAGCCCACACCGTGTTCGACGTGAAGTTCTACTGGGCCATGTTCCGCGTCGGCGAAGCCCGCCTGGGCGTGGACACCCTGATTGACCTGGGCAGCCGTGCCCCCGAGCTGATGCCCGCCATGCAGCTCGGCCGCGAGTACCTGGCGGAAAGCCATCTGGCCCCGAGACCCCCACAGGATGCCAAGGACCGGCAGATCCTGGGACGGGACGCGCTCGGGCGCCGTGAGACCCACGGGAGCGACACCCTATGAGCACCTTCACTTCCACGTCAGTACCGCGCGCCGCCGCCGACCCCACCAAGCACGTCAACTACGTGCTGGGGATGGTGCTGGGCGTGGACGACTTCAATCAGGAGTTCGCCTGGCTGTCCGAGCGGGACAGGTGGCTCGCCCGCGATTTGCTCGGCTACGGCACCGCCTGGGGCCTGGCCGTGACGTCCGGCCTTGGCACCCGGGGCCCGGAGGTGCGGGTGTCGCCCGGCGTGGCGCTCACCCCGCGGGGTCAGCTCGTCCGGGTGACGCCCTCGCAGTGCGCGTCACTGAATGACTGGCTGAAGGCGAACCGCGAGGCCGTGGACCCGCACGTCTCCGCGACGGACCTCCTGCGGCTGTGGGTGGTGCTCTGCTACCGCGAGTGCCTCACCGACATGGTGCCCGTCCCCGGGGAGCCGTGCCGCAGTGAGGACGACTCCATGGCGCCCTCGCGCGTCACGGACGACTTCCGGCTGGAGCTGCGCCTGGGGCGTCCCGCCCAGCCTGAAGAGGACGCCGTCCGCGATTTCATGCGCTGGCTGCAAGGCCACATCCAGGGGGCAAGCGACCCTTCCAGCTCCATCTCCATGGAAGCCTTCCTCAAGGCCATCCGCGACGCGGCGGTGACCGGCTCGCCGCCGTCGTCGCCGCTTTCTCCCCCCGCCCCGAACAGTCCGCTGGACCCGATGATGGACGCGTCCCCGCCCGGGCCGCTCCTCATCTACACGGAGGACATGGAGCGGTACCTGCGCGCCGCCCTGCGGCTGTGGGTGACGGAGCTGCGCGCGCTGTGGCGGCCCAACTGGCTGGGCGCGGCGCACGGCTGCACTTCCCCCGTCACGCCGGAGCCCGCGAGCGACGGCGACTGCGTGATGCTGGCCGAGGTGGAGGTGGCGCTGGTGAAGTCCGAAGTGGCCGGCGACTGGCTGGTGGATGACGACCCCGGCGCCATCCGCCTCCTCGAGGAGGACCGGCCCTTCGTCCTTCACCTGCGGATGCTCCAGGAGATGCTCCTGTCCATTGCCGCGGCCGGCGGCGGCGGCGGTGGCGCGGGCCCGGCGGGTCCCCAGGGGCCCCAGGGGTTGAAGGGCGACAAGGGCGACCCCGGCAACCCGGGTGTGAAGGGCGACAAGGGCGACCCCGGCAGCCCGGGTGTGAAGGGCGACAAGGGTGACCCCGGCAACCCGGGTGTGAAGGGCGACAAGGGTGACAAGGGCGACCCCGGCAACACGGGCGCGCAGGGTCCGCAGGGCGACCCGGGAGAACCCTTCCCGTGGGTGGTGCGGCGCCCCGAGAACCCGGACCTGGGCAACTACCACATCGTGGCAGCGGGCATCGTCCCCCTCCGGGACGAGGACCCCGGCACCACCTACAACGGCCTGCGGTGCGTCGGCATCGTGGATGACGGGACGGCCTACTTCACCTTCAACGACTGCGTCTTCAAGCCCGAGGAGTACGTCTACATCGTCAAGGCGATGATGGTGCAGCACCCGGAGTTCCCCCACCTGGACTCCGTCACCTTCGGCGGCTTCCCCGAAGGGGATGACTCCTCTGTGTTCGCCCTCCACTTCTGGGACATGCCGAACCAGCAGTACGCCAATCCCGGCGACCTCGAGCAGCTCGAGGTGGTCATCGAAGTCAGCCAGTACTTCCGCTTCCCTCAGGGGTGAGGCGCCATGCGCATCGACCTGGATACGGCATTCCTCGACGACGGCATCCGCTCGACGAACTTCTTCAACGGCCGACTGCTTTCGGCCGAGGACCTGACGCAGGAGCAGCAGTCCCGCAAGGAGGCGCTCAAGCAGTTCGGTCGCGCCGTGGGCGAGGGCGTGGCCCACGGGCTGGAGGTGGAGGCCATCGTCGGCGGCAGCTCCGCGACGGACCCCGTCGTCACGGTGAAGCCGGGGCTGGCCATCAACCGGGAGGGGCGCCCCCTGGAGCTGCTCCAGGAGGTGAACGTGGCGCTGCTGCGCGGAGCGGCCAACACCACCTCCTCCACGGGTGGAACGGGCGCCTTCGCCACATGCGAGCCTCCCGGGAGCGCCTACGTGTCCGGCGCGGGCGTGTACCTGCTGGTCATCTCCGAGGCGGAGGGACGCGAGGGGCGCGCGTCCACCAGCGGCCTGGGAGGACTGCCCGGCACCGGATGCGAGGCGAAGCGGCTGGTGGAGGGCGTGCGCTTCCGGCTGCTCCAGCTCACGTTGCCGGACGCCGCCGAGCTGGGAAGTGACGAGGCCGTGCGGAGGCTCTTGCGCAACCGCGTGGCGCACCACTGCTTCGGGACGACGGACCCGAGCTCGAAGGCCTTCATACGGGACCCGTTCGGCCCCGCGGTGGAGGGGTACGGCCTCATTGACGGCCTGCGTCCCAACGCCCTCACGAGCTGCGACGTCCCGCTGGCCGTGCTGCACTGGCGACACGGCGAGGGCCTGCGCTGGGTGGACACGTGGGCGGCCCGGCGGCGGCTGACGCGGCCGACATTGCTGGGACGCTGGGCGTCCGGGGTGGCGGACCGCCGCGCGGCCGAGGGCGAGGCCATGTTCCTCCAGTTCCAGGACCAGTTGGAGAAGCTGCGCCAGGGCACGCCGCAGTCGGTGCGCGCGGTGGACCACTTCTCCTATCTGCCGTCGGTGGGGCTGCTGCCGCTGGAGGGCGGGGGCCGCGCGGGCTTCGTGTACGCGAAGTTCTTCGAGGGAGTCACCGCGCGGCAGCCCCCGCTGCACGTGGAGGGCGCGCGGCTGCAGTCGCTGCTGCGGCTGTCCATGGCGTACCCGCCCATCAACGTGGCGGGTGGGGACCCGGGCCTCTGGCTGTACCGGGTGCAGGAGAACCACGCGGCGGAGAACGGAACCGCGGGCCCGCAGCAGTACCTGGTCTTCACCAGCGGGTACCTGCCGTACCTGGGCACCCCACGCTTCGACGCCGCGCACTGGAGCTTCGCGAACTCCGCCCTGCCATGACCCTTCCCCTACCTGACGCTCGCTGGCCGCGAGGAGAGCGCGATGCCCATTGATCTGGATGACCTGCCCGAAATCAAACCCGGAGACCTCATCACCTCCGACCTCATCAACACGCTCGTCCGGGAGATGAAGAACCTGGTGGCCGGCGTGGGCAACAACCCGGTGCCCAACCTCTTCGGGCGCACCATCAGCGACGTGAAGAACACCCTCGCGCAGGGGGGCAACAAGCTCAAGATTGCCGGGGCGCTGGACGCGGCGGGCGTCTCGGTGGACATCGGGCGCGCGGAGAACGCGGGGCGGCTGGTGGTGGGGCAGATTCCCCCGCCCGACGCACGGGTGGCGGACAACACCAACGTCTTCCTGCTGATAGCGGCGGTGGCGGGCAGTGGGCCCCAGCAGTCGGAGCCTCCCGTCATCACCGGCTTCTCTCCGCTGACGGCGCCCGTGGGCACCCCGGTGCAGATCATCGGCAAGGAGTTCGACCCGGTGCAGTCGCGCAACAAGGTGACGTTCGACGGGGTGACGGCGGCGACGCCCTCGTCGGACAGCACGCGCTTCTCGCTGTTCGTCACGGTGCCGACGGGCATTCCCGGCGCGCCCACCACGACGGGACAGCAGAAGGTGGTGTCGGTGGTGGTGACCACCGCCACGGGCATCGCAACCGCGCAGCTCGTCATCACGCCACCGCCCGCGCAGCCCACCCCATCCGTCTCGTCATTCAGCCCGGCCATTGGAGCGAAGCTCGGCTCCACGCTCACCATCACCGGCCAGAACTTCGGCTCGGTGCCGAGCAACGTCAGGGTCTTCTTCGATGACCAGCCACTGGGAGGGAGTCCCCCTGCACCCGTGGGGGTCCAGCCGGCCACCGCGACGGGAACCCAGCTCACCGTCGTGATTCCGGCGAACCTGGATGGCTTTGGAGTGACCGGCGATCGGAAGACGGTCTCCATCAAGGTCAGCGTGGGGCCGATGACCTCACTGGGGATGGGAGTCATCCTCGAGAAGTGAGAAGACCCTCTCATGACCCACCGCCACGCGCTGTTCCTCTCACTCCTCTGCTGTCTGCTGTTGCCGGGCCTCGCGAGCCAGGCGGCAGAGCAGACGTTCGCCTACAAACTGCCGCACGTGCTTGCCCCCGCGCAGCCTGTGTCGCTGGTCAGGGTGGAGCTCTCGCTGTACGACGACTTCGCGCCCGGACAGGACGTTGGGGGCGTTGTCACCGGGGCACGCTTCACCGTCCGGGACGGGGGGGGCGATGAACTGGGGACCTTCCCCGCCATGGACGGGGCGCACACCCTGTCGAACGGCGATCAAATCACCCTCCGGGGAGTCGGCACCGAGACGGTATTCCTGAGACACCATGTGTACAGCCTCTACGCGGCCCCGAACACCGACCCCTGTGCGCTCAACGGGAGCGCGACGGACTCGGAATACCAGTACACGCTCACCGGCTGGACGGGCATCTCCACCTACCGGATGACGGGGTACTCAGCGGCCTCCGTGGACAGCTGCACCTGCTCCAAGCGCCGCGTGAAGAACGGCATGAATTGGACCGAGGTGCCTCCCGGCGACAACCTGGGCCGGTTCCCGATGGACATCGCGCTGGTGGTGGACCGCTCGGGGAGCATGTCCAGCTCCGTCACCCAGGGCATGTCACGCTGGATGGGCCTGCGCTCCGCCGTGGCCCAGTTCATTGCCCAGTGGAAGCTGGAGGGAATGCCGCGCCAGACGGGCGCAGTGGATCCGAAGCTGGGCACGGACCGGCTCGGGCTCTTCCTGTTCGGCTCGAACGTGGTGTCAGAAGGCTTCCGGGAGCGGGGGTTGGACGGCAACGAATGGAATGAGTTCACCGATGCCTTGGATCGGCCGGAGTACCCGAGTGGACAGACCGCGATGGGCGCCGGACTGGAGGCGGCCTTCAGCGAGCACAGCCAGCTCGGCAGCGAGAATGACCTGACGGTGGTGCTGATGACGGATGGCATGCAGAACGTCCAGCCCCTGGTGAAGCAGGGCCTGAACGGCCACATGTCGATCGTGTACCCGGGCACGGACATCGACCTCACCAACAAGTGCACGCCCATCCTCACCATCCCCGTGGGGAACGTCGGGGCCCCGTGGACCGAGGACCTGGAGCGGCTCTCGCAGCAGACGGCTGGGACGACGCAGCTCACCCTTCCGAGCCAGATTGGCCCGAGCTTCATCTCCAGCCTGGTGGATGCGCTCAAGGGCAACACCCCGTCCCTGGCGCTGCAGGAGCAGCGGACGATGCCGCCAGGTGGGGGCACGCACCTCCATCCGGTGACGCTGGACTCGTCGGTGGAGAACGCCATCGTCGTGCTCGGTTGGGTTGGGAATCCCAACCTGGTGGAAGGTGCGCTGTCGGTGCGCCTGCTGGACCCGAATGGGAACGAGGCGCCGACGGTGGCCAACGAGGACGGCTTCCTCTTCTCGGCCCTGCGGGTGGACCTGCCGGACAGCGGCCCGCCCGGCGTGTGGACGGTGGAGGTGAACGGCGGCGCGTCTGTGGGCGTGCCGTACAACGTCTCCGTCATCGCCGAGGAGTCGGTGCTCGACTTCGTCGTGCGCGTCGTCGGGGAGCAACACCCGGCGGGCGAGCCGCTCGAGGTTGAGGCGGTGGTCAGCGTGGATGGAGAGCCGGCCGACCCGGGCGACTACCAGGTGTCCGTGGAGGTGGAGGGGCCCGTGGAGTCGCTGGGGACGGTGATGAGCGAGTACGGCGGCGGCTACCCGGATGACCTGGCGAATGACCGGACCGCCTACGAATGGAAGCTCGACGACCTCCTGGAAGGTGATGAGGACTTCGCGGCGCGGACCGCGCTGTACCCGCGCGTGGAGCTCCCGCTGACGCCGGTGGGTGGCGGACGCTTCCAGCTCCCCTACACGGACACGTCCATCCCCGGCCGGTACCGCTTCCGCGTCGTGGTGACGGGGCCGGATGAGCTGCGGCGCGTGGAGACGCTGGAGGCCCACGTGGTGGTGCTGCCCGACGTGTCAGCCACCGCGACGGGCGGAGAGCCCGAGGGCGACGACCGCTTCGTCATCCACTTCACCCCGAGGGACCTCGAGTACCGGCGGCTGGGCCCGGGGTACGAGAACACCGTCCGGGTGTTCGTGGACTGGCAGGAGCTGACGCCCTCCACCGACACGGGCGAGGGCGTCGGCTACTCCCTCTGGGACAACGAGCAGATGGGCACCTACACGCTGCGGTTGTGGGGCGTGAACTACACCGCGCACCTCTCCGTCTGGATGGGAGGCGCCGTGGTGCTGGACAACTCCATCGCCTTCATCCTGGAGAACCCCCAGGACCTGAGGAACGCGACGCCCGCGGACCAGACGGCGAAGCAACGGTCCGAGGCGGAGCCCCTGCCCGGCCGCAAGTGCGGCGCGAGTGGTGGGTTGCTCGGCCTGTTCCTCGCGCTGCCCCTGCTGGGGTGGTGGCGCATTCCCCGTAAGCCGTACCGGGCGCCGCACAAGCGCTCCACCGAATGACCAGGAGATGAAGATGGCATACCGCCTGTCGCTGCTCGCAGGGCTGTTCGCGCTGCTGCTGTCCCCGGCCACGGCCGAGGCGCAGTTTTCCTTCCGGACGCCAATCACTCCCGCGGGAGGCCAGGCGGTCACCCACGTGAAGGTGATGCTGGAGCTGGGGGCACCCGTGCCCGCCGGCTCCACCATCGACTTCGGCGGCACGCCGGTAGGCATTCCCGGCAACGTGCTGCTCCCCAACGGGGACAACGCCGTGTTGAACGCCGCCGGCAACACCGTGGTCGTCGAGTACTGGCTCTACAGCCTGCTGACCAACATCTCGAACCTCTGCTCGAAGGACCCGCTGGACAACGGCCAGCGGACGGTGACGTTCACGCCGAGCTTCGCTGGCATCAACGGCTACCGCCTCACCGGGTACTCAGCGCTGTCGGAGGACCAGTGCACGTGCGCCCGCCGACGGGTGAAGCTCATGGAGTGGCTCACCCCGCCGCCGGGCACGAACAACGGCCGGCTGCCGCAGGACATCGCGCTGGTGCTGGACCGCTCCGGGAGCATGAGCGGCTCCACGCCGGGAGACTCGGAGCCGTCGACGAAGTGGCGGGCGCTGGAGGACTCCATCGAGCAGTTCGTAAACTTCTGGGCAGCGGAGGGAATGGACCCCTTCACCCAGACGGGAGGCCGGGCGCTGGCGAAGGACCGGCTGGCGCTCGTCTACTTCCAGAGCGTCGTGGAGCCCACCCCGTTCGGCGGCAACCTGTTCGTCGAGCGCGGAGTCGGCGCGGTGGCCGGCCCGACGCACCCGTGGACGCAGCTCAGCAACGACGTGAGGGCCAAGGAGCCGGCCGGGTCCACGGCCATGGGCGGAGGCCTCAAGGCGGCGGTGCAGGCCTGGGAGGCGCTGCCCGAGCCGAAGAACGACCTGACGGTGGTGCTCATGTCGGACGGCATGCAGAACGTGAACCCCCGCGTGAAGGACGGAGTGGGCGCCCACATCGGGAAGAAGGTCCTGGAGTTCACGGCGGGCGTGGACACCCCCCTGGTGCAGAAGTGCCGTCCCATCCTGACGGTGTCCATGGGCAACGCGGCAGACGCGTTCGTGACGGTGATGGACGACATCGCGCAGCAGACGGCGGGCACCAGCCGCCTCACCACGAGCAAGGGCACGGCGCCCGCGTTCGCGGGGATGCTGGTGGAGTCGCTCAAGGGCAACACCCTGTCCACGCTGTTGCAGAGCACCGCCACGTTGCCGGCCGGCACGAGCACGGAAACGCGGACGGTGGCGGTGGACTCGACGGCCCGCAGCCTCTACGTGAACCTGGGTTGGTACTCCGGCGTCTACCGCGCTCCGCCCCTGTTGCTGCGTGTGACGGCGCCGGACGGCAGCATCGCGAAGCCGGCGGTGGAGGTGCGGGGCAACAGCCACGTGCTGCACCGCTTCGAGCTGCCGAAGAATGGCCCGCCGGGTGACTGGAAGCTGGAGGTGGTGCGCGGCTCGGTGACGTCCAACTTCGTGTACCAGCTTGGCGCGTACGTCGACGAGCGGAGCCTGGACTTCCTGCTGTCGCTGGGGGGCAAGCGGCACTCGGCCGGCAAGCCGTTGGTGCTGACGGCCCAGGTCGCCTTCGACGGCAAGCCGATGAAGGGACTGGAGGGTGACCTGACGGTGCGGGTGGAGCGCCCCCTCACCGCGTT includes:
- a CDS encoding vWA domain-containing protein, with product MAYRLSLLAGLFALLLSPATAEAQFSFRTPITPAGGQAVTHVKVMLELGAPVPAGSTIDFGGTPVGIPGNVLLPNGDNAVLNAAGNTVVVEYWLYSLLTNISNLCSKDPLDNGQRTVTFTPSFAGINGYRLTGYSALSEDQCTCARRRVKLMEWLTPPPGTNNGRLPQDIALVLDRSGSMSGSTPGDSEPSTKWRALEDSIEQFVNFWAAEGMDPFTQTGGRALAKDRLALVYFQSVVEPTPFGGNLFVERGVGAVAGPTHPWTQLSNDVRAKEPAGSTAMGGGLKAAVQAWEALPEPKNDLTVVLMSDGMQNVNPRVKDGVGAHIGKKVLEFTAGVDTPLVQKCRPILTVSMGNAADAFVTVMDDIAQQTAGTSRLTTSKGTAPAFAGMLVESLKGNTLSTLLQSTATLPAGTSTETRTVAVDSTARSLYVNLGWYSGVYRAPPLLLRVTAPDGSIAKPAVEVRGNSHVLHRFELPKNGPPGDWKLEVVRGSVTSNFVYQLGAYVDERSLDFLLSLGGKRHSAGKPLVLTAQVAFDGKPMKGLEGDLTVRVERPLTAFGTLMHETKTPEPGSGQSDGGTPSQSDGGVDPQSPYQAKLNALLRDKEFLERVGTKLDETPLTLKEADTGIYRLEYKDTQLPGTYRFHFTLETKDADGRPLRRVETIETQVDVLPHGPATEVTTQKVSEGVYDVILTPRDVLGHYVGPGFENDVHAEVKGEGRLEFVDTPKVDGTYRARLTGLKDDTEVLVYVTGTPVAQGPVTKLEPVKPGEDKPTDGGTGPGPTPGPGGCGCRRMSSGGMLGAMGLLMLGFISRRRGRRDDE